TAGTAGCTGGAATTACACACGTAATATTCTGCGTAGTCATTGGCTCAGCTCAGGGGAGACGGGGGCCCTAAAAGCGTCTCATCCGCGCCGTGGATCGAGCTAGACTGGCCTTGCCCGGGCAGTTTCCCACGCGCTAGCGATACCAGGCTTTTGAAAATACCCTTATTTGCTATCCTGTCGAGGAGAGTAAGTGTAGCGATAAAGAAAAATGCATACACAGATTGAATACCTTCCTCCTCCCCTACAGTGAAAACTTGAGTAGTGCTAAATCAAACAGTATAACACAACGTGTGCGCTCGTTGCATGGGTAAGCAGAACACAATTAAGATTAGTTTAGCTTTATgcggtttagcgtcccaaagcgactcaggctgagagacgccatagtgcggggctccaggtaatttcgaccacctggggttcttaagcgTGTACGGTcgtctagcatttcgccaccatcgaaatgaaATCGCCACAGCTAGAATTGAACTCCCCTCTTtagggtcagtagccgagcatcaTGATTTCTGAACCACCGCTGCAGAAAAGGCACATTGATAAAAACAGTTTCGCATATAGTACAGACACCACGGCACTATAACAAATAAACGACCGAGCAATTTTGCTGAAATCAGGAGTAAATCGGGAGACAAATATGAGGTCATCAAGAACAAAGTAACAGCAGGATCAATGGTCTGTTATATACGCTACTTGTTATCGCAAACCTGCACTCCAATCTTGAGGTAGATTTTTAAGAAGAGGAGGCGAAGCAGTCACTGTAGGTCAAAGGAAGCATCGGCGCACGTCTTTAACGAGCGCGTTTATTCACATCGTCGCGACACAACTCGCTCGTTTACGGTCCACTTCCTGTAGTCGTGGCGGTTGGACCGCGGTGACGTCCGCTGTCATGCGCGTACTACTAAGATGCCTGGGGGAGGGGTCGATTGCGTTGTTGGTTCCTCAGTCGCAGAGTTCACGTTCGATTCCGCTATTGATTCCGTTGCTGGTTCTGGGGCCGATGAGTTCACGTTCGGCGTTGGTGATGACGAATCGTCGGTAAGTTCTAAGGTAGGCGCCCCCGTGAGCTCCGTTACGTTCGATGGTGAATCTTCGGGCAGGCTCTCCGTATCCCCCTCCATGGTGGAGTTTTCTCCTTCTGTGGCCGGCGGCCTGAAGGGTGTCTCCTTAAGCGTCGGCCAGGTGACAGGCGTCCTCAGCTCGGTCTCCGGCACTACTATGGAGTAGTTCTCGAAGACTACCTCGGTGGTCGTGGCATCGAGGTATCTGCGCTCCacgtgcagcagcagcatcaacatgCTCAGGGCGAGCACTGCGATGACGCCCCCTGTGGCCGCCCTCGCCGACTGGTGGAGCTCTTCGTCCGCTCTGAGGTCGGAGGGCGACCCCAGCACGAGGGCCGACTGGGCGCTCTTTTTCTTGCTTGAAATCGATGTGTCCTGCTCGACCTGCGGGCACACGAAGCGCGCCTTGAATTACAAAAACTGTATTTCTTAAAGAGTGAGCTCGTCTTATGAGAATGTATGCCTGATTACAAATAAGAGAACTGTATTACAAAATCGATGTTTAAAGAAAGGAGATTCGGGCGTAAATTGCATGACTATATGACAATATGTACTCCCCGAAATCGatgtttcaattttcagtttagaTATGTCCATGGTATTCATTACCCCCGTTGCGTTCGCATTACGATATTGTTCGCGCTGGTAATCGGACCTTCTAGTGACTTCTTAGTCGCGCATATATTCGACTAGATCCtcaccttgctgccgctgctAGTCGTCCAGTCGTGGCTCACGGACTTCGTGCCATCTCCTGAGGTCGAGGATGAGGGAACGGTGGCGGCAACGTTTGCAGAAGGCGCACTATCGTTGGTAGCTGACTCCATCTCAGTCTCAGAACGCGTTCTGTCTTGAGACTCAAGTACAAGCGGCGTTGATGTCACGTCTCAGCGGCGCGCCGAACAGTaggcttcagcgggcacgccctTGTTTCTCCTCTTTTTCCTCTTTCTATCGAGATCCGAGCGGCGCAAAATGGTCACGAGGTCAGTAAACTCAAGTTATTAAATAAATTCTAAGCAGAAGTGGAAACCCAgccaaaaaaaggagaaaaagaaaatagaaggGTTAAAAAATTTAACCGGTGCCCAAGAAAAATAGTTGTGTCTTGGGTTTGACCTTAATGAAGGCGCGTTGTAGTCAAGAACCACCTTTCGCGCTCGGTCTTGCGCGCGGTGATGCTTGCCTTTATCTGCCTCCGGCTGATAAACAAGTGTAAGTGCTTAAACAGAAAATACTAGCTTTAGGAATGCTGAAATTTAACATGTATAAATTGCGAACGATTACTAGTGGTGTTCTGGGAAAGATTTCAAGGGTGTGGGAGCAGAGCCACATGCAGCGGCTAAACCCACGCTTCTTGTGAATTTATACCAGCGGGAACTAAAATTCTTACTTACAATCTGGCTTGTGGTAAATATAAAcaggaggagaggaggaaagcaCTTTCTATTGTACAACATTTGCAATGCAAGTATTCACTGCCTGGTTACGATCAATCTCCCTTGTGGGCAGGTGCTATTTTTTgaggcaatcatcatcatcagaaggtACTCTCGCCAATCCACCTCTGTGGGTACGTGCCACTCCAACATAgggtagcaacaacaacaaatggcATTCCCCTAGCCCCCTCGGCACTAGGCCTGGGTGGAAGGAGGCAGGAGACACTCCATTAGATGCTGGCCTTGTGTCCCGGAGGCCTTTTCAGCCAGTCGGACTAGGCGGAGCTGGATCTCAGAGTCCGAACtacgcagcagggtctcccaatcGATATTTGGCTCCCTCACATGATATCTTGGGCATTCACAGATTGTATTATAGAGTGCCTCTGAACCCGTGGTGTGTACACTCGTCTGATCTTAACTCCGGGAACATATGGTTCGACAGGTTCGGCTGTGGGTACGTGTATGTTTGGAGTAGTCTTCACGGGACTGTCTGCGTGTTATTTAGTGACAGGTCTGGTGGGTGTATACCAGCCTGCGTTGCAATCTGTAATGTTGAGTAATTTCCCCATATTTGCCATGAGTTCACCATTCCCTTGCCCGAGGGATTCGTCACATATGCCCAGTAGTATAAACCACGAGcaagctcgtgagcaacctcgttgccggggacggcaAAATGTGGCGGTGTCCACATAAGCGTAATTTTTCTCGAAATTTGTCGCTGGTAGAGAAACTTCGGCACTGCGGTAGAGGTTCCGAAATAGGCTGCAGACTGAAATCCTGCGGTGTTTATGGTTTCTACTTAAGAAGAAATAATAGCATTCATAAGAAGGCAGCACGAACGGGAAGACACGGACAAGTGCTCGTCTGTCTCTTCTCcctcgtcctgtcttcttttgTGCGCTGTTATTTCTTTTTAAGTATGAACCACTAACACGCCCAAATTTATTCCATTTTGTAGTGTCAACCGCCACCCGCCGCATTACATGCGTTTGACATTAAAAGCGCCGCGGTTGTCCATAAATGCGCCTCCTTTTGTCACCATCGGTAGCTGTAGTTAAGCAAAAGGTCGGTTTACACCCGCCCTGACTAAGACATAGGCGTGGCTTTCGTAAAAATTTAAGAATTTTCGACCCCGTCCGGTGGGCTCTATTAGTCGCTTTTCTGATAAGTAGACGAAAACAGGTTTTCTGAGTGGATGTCCGGGACGTCACACGAATTTAACCACATATAAAGCGACGCTGTTCTAACTTTTGTCGacaatatttttttctgaaagaaTCGAAAGCTTCTTTCTCACATAAGCTTATGCCTTGCTGTGGTGCAAAGAAACTCCCCCGGAACAACACCTATATTGTAGATGTGGAACTCTGAATTTCTCGTGGTAGTTGGTAGTTGGCGTCTGCAAGCGTTAACATCACGGACACGACGGTGGCTGCGCCGCCTAGGCGGCGTGGAATGGCAGTAATGAGCGGGAAATAAACAGACATACGTAGGTTTATTAAACCTGTCTACCATAGAAGTATGAttttatttataattttttttaattttaaatatCCTCATGGTCATGCGGGCATCATGGAGGGGAGTGGGACAAGACATTCAATAACACATATAACAAGAAATAGAAATACATTCACGGGTTGCAGCACTACAGCAACAGTTACAGCAATTTTGCACCTCAATGGAAAgctagaagcaaaaaaaaattaaaaaccagaaaagaaaacaagaactaacAAGGCAAATTGCAAATCAGCAACACAGAGTTTATGTGGGACTACGAACCGAAGGGCACGCATGTGATGAACGAGAAATGCAAGCACTTAACGTTTTCTTAAATGCTCGAGATCGTCGGTGAGTGCCACATCTGCTGGCAAGTGATTCCACTCGGATGATGTAGTCGGAATGAAAGAATTTAATCGTGCGGTAGGGTGACAATTTAGAACGCCCACTTTGCGTGTATGGTCAATGCATGGTGAAACATAGGTGGGCGGATGGAGAAAAGCGTTTTTCAAACAAGATTAGGGTTGAGGATCGTTAAAAAAAGACAAAGTCGTGAAATTGTTCTGCGCAATGAAAGTAATGGTAGAGACAAAGTGTTTTTCAATAGTGTGGCACTTGATGGGCAGTGATTGTTGTGGAGAAGAAAACGGGCGGCACGGTTCTCAACAGCTTCCAAGACAGATATAAGGGACTTAGCTTGAGGGTCCCATATCGAAGCGGCGTTTTCAAGCTGTGAACGAACAAGTGTTTCATAAAGAAGGATTTTGACTGATATAGGTGCATTAGaaagtttctttttatgtaaCCGAGCATACGGTTAGCGTTTCCAGTAATGTAGGTGACATGCTATTTAGAGGATAAATTTGATGTCAGAtctacaccgaggtatttatacgaGGTAACCGGGGCTATCGAAGCATTGCTGATGCTCTAAGAGGCTGGTGGAGAGACGCCTTGACGTGAAAAGCGCGTGGATTTGCATTTTGATGCGtttaaaaccaaattttcatttaTTAAACCAGTCAGTAACACAGTTAAGATCTGCTTGCAATAAGTGGACATCATTAGTGTTTTTACTTTCATGGGATAGTATGCAATCATCTTTAAGAAGTTTGATAGAAGATTTTATATTGTTAGGCAAATCATTAATGTACACAAGGAATAACAAGGCTCCGAGTACCGATCCCTGTGGTACCCCAGACGTAACCGGCATTTAAGACGATTTAAGACCTTTAACGTGGACAAACTGCGAGCGATCGTATAAAAAACAATAAATCCATGCCAGAACATTGGGGTTGATATGAAGATGAGCAAGCTTATACAACAACAGTCTATGGGACACTTTTATCGAAAGCCCTGCAAAATCTAAGAAGATGACGACGACATGACGACGACCTCTCAACCTTCATCAGTAATGGGATAAATTTCGTTGCTGAACGATAATAACTGTGTGTCACAGTAAAATTGTTTCTTGAAACCATGATGTGTTGGATTGATATAGATTATTTAGTTAATTAACTAGAAACGCATTTCAAGGAATCAAAGAGGGGCATTGAGAGACGACGAGTACTGTCGAGGAGGCATGAGGgttttcgcattcttccaatgcagGTAGCCGCAGTGATATTTAACGGTTTTTTGTAACGCACGCACTCGGCCTGCGGTGATTTAGATGAACGAATGCGATTGCTAGCAAACACACGAACACCGCGCTGAAATCATTGTTTACAGTGAAACCACTCCTTTATGGCGGCGCTGCTAACGGAGGCTCTGAGCACTCTGTAGGGGTCCCACGGAGACTCAGGGCGTTGGGCTAGGTGGAAGCGAAGAATGTGTAATAATGGAGGATGAGCCAAGCAAAATGGGCTTCGGATGGTCAGCAAGAAAAATATTTATGTTCTTTTTGGTTCTCAGGTGAGTTTCATTCTTACCTGTAAGTATTTGGGCATTACTTTTAACTCATACCTTAACTTAGTCTTCACGTATAACGAACATCGCTAATGACGCTAACAGCACCCTTGGCTTCCAACGTAGAAATCTTCGTTTTGCTACCCCTTCCATCAAATTATTAGCTTACCAAACTTTAGTCCGACCAAAATTAGAATTCACTTCAAcagtatgggaccctcatcagtcAAACCTCTCACTAATACTTCAGAAAATACAAACTCGCGCTATCCGCTTCAGTTACTGTGATTATGTATATTATACTACCTCTTTGTCTAGTCTTGAAACgagaagaaaaatatctcgattaTGCATGTTTCATAAGTTTTACCATTCATATTTAGGAGCATCAAtcatatcagcagcacatcgtcTCTCCAGACGCATTCACCACAGCAAGACTGCGTACCCTCCTCCTGCAAGAACTGCATCTCATTTGCGATCTTTTTTTGTCAAATCCTCTCGGGACTGGAGCGATCTGCCACCAGAAGCCATACACCATACCAACCCCatcaaattcaagaaaaagattgaagccattatcttgtagtctgtcaTGCCCATTCCTCATGTAACGCCCAATATCCGGGGTTTTttaggtaataaataaataaataagtgtacaaacaaacaaacaaacaaacaaccgaccgaccgaccgaccgaccgaccgaccgaacgaccgaccgaccgactgaccgaccgaacgaccgaccgaccgaccgaccgaccgaccgaccgaccgaccgaccgaccgaccgaccgaccgaccaaccaaccaaccaaccaaccaaccaaccaaccaaccaaccaaccaaccaaccaaccaaccaaccaaccaaccaaccaaccaaccaaccaaccaaccaaccaaccaaccaaccaaccaaccaaccaaacaaaCAAATCAATAAACTAATATAAGTCAAACTAGGCACGCTGCCCATACAGCCACGAGTCTGTGGGCAGCGTTTCTGTAGCCGCACCGTTTTCAGAGGCGTTGATCATTCTTCCGATTGGGCATGCACGGACCGTTACCGTTATCCTCGGGCGGAACGTTTaagagagaaaataaataaataaataaataaataaataaataaataaataaataaataaataaaagaattaGTGCTGTAGGACTTTCTTCGCCAAGAAAGGCGCCGTGAGCGACTTACGCAAAAGAAAACAAGATCCTGGAGAAGTTGACGATTCACTGTTTTGCGCCTCGGTTTATTGCATTCGGTTTCACCGGTTCCTGCTGTCTGATTAACGTAGTGAGCCCCATCAGCAATGTTCCGTATGCGCGGTCGTTGTGAGCACGTGTTTTGATATGACCTAATAACCAATCATAGAGATTTAGAAGCAATCAAAGTAGGGATGTGATGTGTGAATTGGAGGAGAATGTCCTCGAATTAACTGCTCAGATACTGTCGCCTGGGAAATTACGGCGAAAGCGAGGCAGTAAGATAGCGTTCCAGGTCAAACAAAGCGACTTCGCACGTGTCCTACGAAGGACCCGATTTGAGGAGAATAGAAATGCTCGCTCTCTCACTCACACATGCGCACGTATAGACAAGTAGGAGATGTACAGAACGATACGACGCCAAACGCTAAGTCACAGTACAAGTGCTGGTTCGACGTTTGTTTTGTGCGTCTGGTTGCCCTAGTCATGTCCAGTGCTCATTATCTCTTGATGCACCTTGAACACCTGAGCGAAGTGACCGCAGACACCAACTTTTCTTCATTTCTCGCTTAAAGGAACCATAAAATGATATAAAAAGCCAAGGACAGCCATATAGACATACACCAGCCTCTTTCTTTCGGGACTGGGGTGATAACAGTAGTTGATAAGCTTAAAATAATTGGGCATAACCTTTTAAGCTGATAAGACGTGGAGTGGTCACATTGAATCATTATCAGATTACTTCTCACCAGCAGCAGGTGCAGTATTCCGATGGCAGCAGTTTCTACCAGTTTAAGCTTTACTGCAAATTAATCACACTGCTTTTGCATCTCACATTAATTGGTGCACGCTTACGTCGGATAAAACTACATTTAGGTATGTGCACATTATTACACGGATGCAAAAGAAAACACTGCTCCACAATGCCAATTTGCCGCGACTACAACCAAGTCGCCAATTATTTACTGACATTAATGCCTCGAAAATATATTTGAGTTACGTTTGGCgcactcattgtttttttttatggtgagAATTTTTAAGCACCTTTAGGCGCTGGTTCCGGCCTAACCGCACAGAGAAATGATCCTTGAACTGGTGCACTAAACCGATGGCTCATACCACACCGCCGTAAGGGATACATACTGCAACCACTTGCCTATCAAGTTACCTTACTGCTAAATAAGTGCAAAAAAAATCTGTTGATTACTTCACTTGTACTCGAAGACAGACTGCGAGGACTTTTGTAAATTGGCGATATTGTCCTGTAATAATCATATTCAAGTTCCAGTGCTTTCCAGTTATGTTGTTATATAGCTGCTTTTATATAAGCTGCTTGTTTATGTCTGGGCATTGTTTCTATGTAAACTTGCGTTTGCTGTGGAATTTCTGGGTTACCACCCTCGCTCAAGCAGTACGCGTCTGCTATTTCGCCGGGGTGCCCCGAACTTGGAGTTAGGACTAAAGATTTGTTGATTGAAtgcttgcttgattgattgattaattgactgGTGTCTACCGCGTATTCCAATAGCAGTCACCTTATAGTATGAATTTATCAGCTTGCTTCATTAAGACCCAAGCTCTCAGCGATTAAAAATGACGCGTGCCCTCTCTTCCCTCAAGTGATACAGTCCGACTTCTAAAGAAAACATGTTTGGTCTGCGCCCCGCCCGAGAAATCTTCACCCATCGACAGCCGGTTTGCTTACTTCTGGTGGCCTCACTCGCTTACCCACCCGTCATCGCAATCGCTTGTATACCTTCCACCGCTACCACTGTGAGCGCATCACGAACTCCGATCTCAAACCGCGTGTCCTGCAAGTGACAACTGAGGTGGCCTTCGAAAGCTACAAAAATTCCCTGCGTAGAAACACGCGTCTGAAAGCCGGCGATGGCAGTTATGACTCGTTGGCTCATAGGACCCTCCCGTCGCAAGGGAGGTGTAGCCGTTACGTCATGCTTGCAAGGAATGTCACTCTATGTCACTATGACACTCACGATGACATCGCCAGACTCGTGTTTTTTATATTTGTGAAAAATAATTACAAAAACCATCAGTACGTTGAAGATCATTCTATCTGAAGATTAAAAAAGTACGGTTTTTGAAATTAGTTAACAAATTTTCGGATACGCTTGAAGGACGTATATCTCGTGTGAATGCTCAAAATCATTCGTTACACGCACTGAATCCATTTACGGATAACCTTGAAAACCGTTTCACAGTCcttttgtgccccccccccccccccccccctagccttCCTGATCCGCGCAGGTGTGGCTCACTATCCGGGCATTGCATTTGGCGTTTGACAGCCTGGTACAACAGGCGGTCCAAATGTCGTACAATACCTGACACCATGTTATCTGGGAACAAGACAGGTATGCTGGGGCCAGCGCTTTACAGCCATATGTGAGGTCAGATTCCACGGCCTCGGCCTCGAGTACAAAATATGCGTCGTCAGTGGCCGCCGCAGCTTTCGGTTGCGAGATTTGTCTCAACATGTTGAAAGCTGTAGTGTTTAAAGGAAACAGAGTACAAGTTGAAGTTGATCTCTTTCGGTACGTTGCCTCACTATAACGGCCAAGACCCCTCTAAAATGACAAAAAGGCGTCTTTTATTATGGGGCAACGATAAACatacacaaaaacaacaaaaaccatCACTAAGGGAAGTTTCtttagactgtccacagactgtCCAGTTTTTTGTCATCGTCTATAGAGTTCCTATCAACAAATCTTGTAGACTAGTCTTTAGAGAATAGAAGTACTATACGCAGTTTATAGGCTATATACAGGTGTAAGGCTATACACTTTTGTATAGTTTTGCCTATAGACATTAATAAACTTTGTAAAGGGAAAAGAAGTTTATAGGAAGGCAACAAAGTCTGTGAAAAGTCTATGggaagtctatagaccatataTAAGGTATATGACTAGGTTCGCCATGAACAAAATTGATGCAGTTGACCTCACAGTCCCTATCTGAACAAGGATGGGGAGGAGAGGGAAACAGAAACTCGTTTGTTTCCGAGGGCCAGAACATCCCATCATGAGACTTCAACTCGCCCAGATTGATGCAGAAGCCTCGACAATGTTGCTGAAAGGGGATGCTCTGGAACGGCTCACTAGAAGGCATTCAGACAAATGGTTCTGTACGGCCTCGAATTGCATTCGATTCTGCATGCTTGGAAAACAAAatgatattgaaaaaaaaatctattgaCCAGTAACGAAAACGAGCACGCTTGTAGTACAGATTGCAGCTTGTATTTTATGTGCTACCGAAGCCTTAAAAAGACAAACTAAAACTACCAGGAAATGACGCTAGTGCAATCAGACCATGTAAGGAAAGCGGCTGCAAAACTAACAAGAATTTGAATACTACTACAAGATGAAAAATGCGTTAATAATGCATTTATTTAAATACGTTTCGGGCAGGTTGTTTTCAAACGCAGCAAGCAATTTGTGGAGCATGGAGCCCAGCATACAGATATTGTATGGTCGCGCTGGCACTTCTAATTCGCGCGCGATAGTGTTCATGCAATATTGCCACCTGCACGGAACTAACTGAGCATTTACGAAGACATTCGATGATTAAACCGAGAAATTAGATGCAGCATGCTACACGCCCTCTAGCGGGCGCTTCCGGTTACACGCTCCGCATTCGAATATACACTGCGTTTCCTCTGAGTGCAATCAgaagagtggcgcagtggaagcgtgctgggcccataacccagaggtccgtgcatcgaaaccacgctctgctagcGTTTTAGtctacactttttttttatagGAAGGATGAAATCGTGGCATGTTTTTTCGGCACCGCAGCACAGTAGTCTTGTACCGCTTTTCAAACGCATCTTGTGGGGCGTCAAAACCAGGACAATAATGAGCAGTTTTCTTTATATTCCCGACAGCGCTGCACCAGCGTGTGTAAACATGATGGCGTTCTTCGTTTCAGTCCGCTAAGTGCGACGCTAAATGAATACCTATGTAGCAGAAGCCgttcaatatcttttttttctttatcgtgACTGTTTAACATGATAGCTGTAAGCTTTTACCTTGAACTGCTACTGGTTACACTCATTGCATTCGTAGCATTTCGAGGTAAGCAAGGAACTCTCATGCGCAGAGTCGGGTACAGGCCAATTTCGCGCTATATAGATCTTGCCAATGTTACGTGTTGCTGACACTGATGCAGTGAGGCCTGTAACAATACTGAAGAACACATGTAGGAAACAGAGTGGATTTGCGAGGAAACAAAGTAAACATGCGTAAAACACACCGTGTAGTAATGACACTGTCAAAAACACACAGAAGCAACCAATCAGACGAACACTGAAATTTCTATATTTGTCCTCGTCTGTTCGCCCTGCTGGCATGCCATCTCAGCTGCAGAGAGTAAGACCTCTGAGCTTGGCACAGTACTCTTATTCCGGGTAGAAATAAATTTTattatgtacagtcggggacaaaagtctggagaccccGTGTTCCTGAAACAATGTCGATAGTTCTATTATTATtcagcggctggagaccacacttgtggagatgaaagaacaaaattttgacattcacctccacaagtgttgtctccagccgccggcatatagcagagctattggcttcgtttgaggaacatgtggtctccagacttttgtccccgactgtacatagCAGAGGCCTACGTAGTTTTATGAAACTAATTGACGTCTACAGATTGAAAATTTGGTATCAGCACCCCTTGAATTCTGATTATACCTTCTGGAGTTCTAgatcccgaagcgacacattggcTGTAACGGACGCCGTGTTGCAGGGCTTGGGTTTAATTTTGCCCCTTGGACTTGTTCACGCGCGCTGACCCCGCAGAGCAACAGAGCGTTTGTGTATTTTGACTTCACTGGTGTCGGCATATGAACTCCGAAGCCAGAGCCACGGCGGCATGTAGCACCCCATAGGTGAGTGACCGTCCTATTATAGCGAACAGTGCTCGAAAATTCTGGCCTGTAAGCAATGCGTGGAGAGTAGATAAACAATACCAATGAGCTCCACCTGCATccttcaggatgtggacgtcctcggaaaagtgcgctgtagcgaccacagaatggtaaggtctcgaattagcttagactttagaagggaacgaaagaagctagtgaagaagtccattaacgagttagcgataagaaggagaatagaggaattcaggatatcgctgcagaacagatactcagccttaactgaggaagatgatcccactgtccatacaatgaacgataatctgacagctataaTAACGGAGCGCAGAGTGGAAGTAGGCGGTAGGGCGGTTCGACCGGATACCGGCAAgatatctcaggagacgaaagatctgattaagaaacgccgaagcaagagggcgtctaaccctacagacaggatagaaTTAGCatagctatcgaagttaataagcgcaaagggggggggggggggattgccgacataagaaagttcaatatggagagaatcgagcatgctctaaagaaaagAGGTAGCCTGAAAGCTTTGAAGAGCaaactaggcattggtaaaaatcagaAGAACGCGTAAAGAAACAAAGAGGACAATGTCATTACCAT
The Amblyomma americanum isolate KBUSLIRL-KWMA chromosome 3, ASM5285725v1, whole genome shotgun sequence genome window above contains:
- the LOC144123214 gene encoding uncharacterized protein LOC144123214; the protein is MESATNDSAPSANVAATVPSSSTSGDGTKSVSHDWTTSSGSKVEQDTSISSKKKSAQSALVLGSPSDLRADEELHQSARAATGGVIAVLALSMLMLLLHVERRYLDATTTEVVFENYSIVVPETELRTPVTWPTLKETPFRPPATEGENSTMEGDTESLPEDSPSNVTELTGAPTLELTDDSSSPTPNVNSSAPEPATESIAESNVNSATEEPTTQSTPPPGILVVRA